TTAATACTTCGCGAGCAGTTTCACTCTTTATACCTACTTCATTAGAAACCATTTCGGAAATTCGAGACTTTTTATTGTCAAAAATTCGTTTCAACAATTTATTCCCTTCGTTTCTATAACAATCGTTAACAGATAACAATCTTCCCGATTCAAAATCTATTTCTTCATAAAATCCTGTAACTCCTGCAATTTGAACTAACTCATTGCACAAATTAACCTCGTGCATTTTGTTATAAGCTCCTATTAAGATAGTTCCGATAGATGCATCAATTGCTTTAATTAATAAAGCATCATTTTCAAAATAAAATTTATTCAGCTTAGAAACAACATTTGAAGAAATAAAACGTCTAAGTTCAATTTGTAGATTTGGA
Above is a window of Flavobacterium branchiarum DNA encoding:
- a CDS encoding DUF937 domain-containing protein: MNPNLQIELRRFISSNVVSKLNKFYFENDALLIKAIDASIGTILIGAYNKMHEVNLCNELVQIAGVTGFYEEIDFESGRLLSVNDCYRNEGNKLLKRIFDNKKSRISEMVSNEVGIKSETAREVLSFSALLVFSYFNYKKYSHEDLQFMLEEQKRGILNSIPLGIKIILGFSSYEVVEEKSRSRFSNSIFNHIFSNSES